CGGTAGCCCTGCTCCACTACTCCCATGGGTTGGACGAAGTCGGGCAACTGGTCGGGGCGCAGGGGTTGGTAGATGCTCTTTCGCATGGCGTCGATGCCGCCGTCCACCCCCACGATGGAGCCGATTGCGGTTTCCTTTTCGCGCAACCAGTTTTCAAAGCGCATGTAGGCGCTGCAGCCGTCGCCCACCAGCGTGCCGTCTTCCTGGGTGTACACCATTTTGCCGGTCACGTAGCCCACGCTGGCGTCGGCGAAGTTCGCCGCGAGTTCGGCGAGGGCATCCGGCGCCCAGTGGGAGTTGGCGTCGGCAAAGGCCAGGATCTCGCCATTGGCCTGTTCCACCAGGGTGTTGATGCCGGCGGTCTTGCCCTGCCGGGGTTCCTGACGGTGCAGGTGGATGGGTATGGCGCTCTCGGCGGCCAGCCTTTGGATGATGTCGTCGGTGCCGTCGTCGGAGGCGTCCGACACCACACGGATCTCGAGTTTGTCCTTGGGGTAGTTAAGCGCGAGTTTGTTGCGCAGGGTGGCCTCGATGACCTCCGCCTCGTTGTGGGCGGGGATGAGGATGCTCACCCGGGGCTGGTGGTCAGTGCGCTTGTTCACGGGTTTGGGGCGCAGCGCAATGAATGCTGCCAGCAGCGGGTAGCCCACGTACACGTAGGCCACTGTGATGGCGCAGACCCAGAAGAGAAATTCGAACACCGCGAGACGTCCTGTTCAGCCGTGCCGGCTTGGCCGGTCGTTGTTTGTCCACCCTGCCCCAGATTGGAGCGTGTGTTGGTAATTTAGCATTGATGGGGGGTATAGGGGAGTTGGGGGACGAATAGTCTTAGGGAAATGAAAACGGCGCTCTTGTTGAGCGCCGTTTTTTGTTTCGGTGCGTTACGCGCTTTGCGCTAACACACCCTACGTTAGCCTACTTGCGGCGGCGGGCGGCGAAGCCCAGTCCGGCAAGGCCAAGGCCCAGCAGGCCGAGGGTGGCCGGCTCGGGCACGCGGGCAACTGCGTGGTTCGCGGACTCAAAAGCGTACTGCGTGCTATCGAACACGATGGTGTCGAAGGTCACGCCGCCACCAAAGAAGAAGTTGATATAGAAGTTAGTGCCAGGCGCAGTCTGGTTACCGTCAGCGGCATCAGGATTCGTGATCTGATCGCCGGTGAAGGAGCCCACCTCGTCGCCACCGCTCAGGAAGCTAATGGTGTTGTAATCGTCGACTGAACCCCAGAACATTCCGAAATAGTTACTCTGGTAACCAAGCCCAAAGGTGGCAGTGCCGCTGCTGTTGTCAATCGGCACCGTCAGGAACCAATCGTCGGCATCCAGACCTGCGGGCTTCGCCGAGACATTATTGATGCTGTCCTGCAGGAAGGCGTAATCGCCCACGCAAGACGCATAGCCAGCCGGGCAAGTGCTACCGTCAAACACGATGGTTTCCGCGTTGGCTTCTGAAGTGGTCGTGCCCCCACTAATTGTCCAGGAAATGCTGGCACCGCTGACACTGGGAAGCGCGAGCATCAGGCCTGCGGCGACTGCTGGAAAGAGCGTTTTGATTTTCATGGTTTGTGTCCCGTTTTTTATTCCCCGATCGACCGTGTGGGCCGACCCGCCGCATCCCACCGATGCGTCTTGGGCAGACTACTAAGCAGTATGTGTGCCAGTTTTTGGAATTCCCTTATCGCATAAGGGATGCAGCCAATTGCAGCGTTGTCGATGCCTATGTGCGCAAGCGTACATGTCAGGTTTGCCGACACTCCCATGTCATTGCCCTGGGTTGCGGTGTAATCTGCTGCCATCTGGCTTTCTGGAGTGGGCATGGCGGCCATCGGCGTTGTCAGTTACGGGCTTTGCGCGCTCGCCTTCGGCTTTCTCGCGCTGTTGCTGCTGGTGAGTTGGCGCGGGGGGTCCCATGGGGCCCTGCTGGGGGCTGCGTGCGCTGCCACTGCCCTGTGGGCTGCGCTGCTTGCCGCCGCCTCATGGACGGGCATGGTGCCTGCTGTTGCGGTGGAAACCCTGGAACTCACCCGTACCGCGTTGTGGTTGGGTTTCATTGCCTGGCTGCTCGCGCCCATGCGCCGGGGCAATCTGCTGATTCGGGTGCTGTCGATACTGGCCGTGTTGGCGCCGGTAGCGGCCTTGCTGGCCATCCCGGGCATGCGCCTGTTGGGGGGCGCAGAATTGGCGCCGCTAATTGCCGGGGTTCACGGCGGCTTCATTATGATCGGGCTCGCCCTGGCCTTGCTGGGCGTCATCCTCCTGGAGCAGCTTTACCGCAACCTGCCCAGCGACCGGCGCTGGGCCATGAAGTTTCTCTGCCTGGGCGTGGCGCTGATCTTCGGCTTTGATCTCTATCTGTATTCCGACGCCCTGCTCTTCAGGCAACTGGATGCACTGGCCTGGCAGTCCCGCGGGGCAGTGCAGGCGCTGGCCGTGCCGTTGATCGCCGTTGCCGCCCGCCGCAATCAGAGTTGGGCTCTGCCGGTATTCGTGTCCCGCCATGTGGCCTTTCACACCGCAACCATCGTGGGCGCCGGCGGGTATCTGATTCTCATTTCCCTTGGCGGCTACTACATTCGCGATTTCGGCGGCAGCTGGGGCGCCTTCGCGCAGATTCTCATGGTCTCTGCGGCTGCCGTGGGGCTGGTGGTGGTGATTACCTCGGGGGATGCGCGGGCCAAACTCCGGGTTTTTCTCAGCAAGCACTTCTTTAGCAACAAGTATGACTATCGCGAGGAATGGCTGCGGCTCGCCCACCGCCTGAGCGAGACCGGCGGCGACGAGACGGCCTACGAACGGGCCGTTCACGTGGTTGCCGACATTCTTAACAGCCCGGCCGGGGCCGTGTGGCTGCGCCGCGACGACACGGGCTTTGCCCCCATGGGCGGCTGGCGGCTCGACGTGCCGGCCGACGCAACGGTGCCGGAAGACGCTGCCCTGGTGGCCTTTTTGCGCGAACGGCAATGGGTGATCGACATGGCCGAATATCGCGCCGAACCCGGTGTCTATGGCGACATGCAGATGCCTGCCCTGATTGGCGGGATGGAGCGGGCCTGGGCCATCGTGCCGCTGATGCAGCAGGAGCGCCTGACAGGTTTCATGGTGCTGTGTCGGCCGGATGTGAACGCCGAGATCACTTGGGAAGACCGGGACCTCATGAAGGTGCTGGGGCGGCAGGTGGCAAGCTACCTGGGGCAGCACGACGATGCCATGGCGCTGTCGCAGGCCCGGCAGTTCGAGGCCTTCAACCAGCTGACGGCGTTTCTCATGCACGACCTGAAGAACCTGATTGCGCAGCAGTCGCTGATTGTGAAGAACGCCGAGAAGCACAAGCACAACCCGGAGTTCATCGACGATGCCCTGGAAACCATCGGTAACTCCGTGCGGCGTATGGAGCGCTTGCTGGAGCACCTGCAGCGCAGGCAGCGCAGCGGTCTGATCGAGCGCGTGGATATCCATCAACTCATTACAGAGACCACCAGGCGCTGCGCCGATCGCGCGCCGGTGCCGGAAATCGATCTGCAGGCCTCCGGGATGATGGTGGAGGCAGACCGCGAGGAGTTCGCCATGGTGCTGCTACACCTGATCCGCAACGCCCAGGACGCCACACCGGAGGATGGCAGTGTGTCGGTGCAGGCGCTTGCTGGAGGCAACCAGGTAGAGATCACCGTGGCGGACACGGGCAGCGGCATGACGGCGGAGTTTATCCGCGATGAGCTGTTTCGCCCCTTTCATACCACCAAGAGCAGCAAGGGTATGGGCATCGGTGCCCACCAGGCCCGAGAATTCGTGCATCGCGCAGGCGGGCGCGTTAATGTCACTAGTGTTCCCGGTGGGGGGACGCAGTTTCGCATGACACTGCCCGCAGAATTGCTTGATGGGCAGGGTGCAATGGCGCATGGCGCGCCGCGCACCGGCACTAGACATAACGATTAGAACAGGGAGCATCGGGAGTGAGCGCCGAGAAGCTTCTCATTGTGGAAGACGACCCAGGGCTGCAAAAGCAGCTCAAATGGTGTTTTGAAAACTACGAAGTGATCACCGCGGAAGACCGTGAAAGCGCCCTGGCCCAGGTGCGCCGCCACGAGCCCATGGTGGTGCTACAGGACCTCGGCCTGCCGCCCGACCCGGATGGCATCGACGAGGGCATGGCGACCCTGAGCGAGATCCTCTCCGCCGCACCCGGCACCAAGGTGATCGTGGTCACGGGTAATGGCGACGAGACCAGCGCCGTGAAGGCCGTGGGGCTCGGCGCCTACGACTTCTACCAGAAGCCGGTGGATACCGACGTTCTCAACCTCATCGTGTCCCGCGCGTTTCATGTGGCGCACCTGGAGCGGCAGAACCGGGAGTTGAATCGCGCCCAGCAATCGCCCATGGACGGCCTGATCACCGGCAGCCAGCGCATGCTGAAAGTCACCCGGCTGATCGGCAAGGTGGCGCCCACCAACGCCACCGTGCTGTTGCTGGGGGAAACCGGTACCGGTAAGGAGGTACTTGCGCAGGCGTTGCATCGGTTAAGTGACCGCGCCAATGGCAAGTTCGTCGCCATCAACTGCGCCGCCATTCCCGAAAACCTGCTTGAGAGCGAACTCTTCGGTTACGAGCGGGGTGCGTTTACCGGGGCCCACAAGCAGACGGTGGGCAAGGTGGAGCTGGCCGACGGCGGCACGCTGTTTCTCGATGAGATCGGCGATATGCCCATGCCCTTGCAGAGCAAAATGCTGCGCTTTCTGCAGGAGCGGGTGATGGAGCGCGTGGGTGGGCGCAAGGAAATTGCCGTTGATGCCCGGGTGATCTGCGCCACCCACCAGAACCTCACCGACTTGATCCGGGACAACGGCTTTCGTGAAGACCTTTATTACCGTGTGAGCGAAGTCGCCGTTGAGATCCCGCCGCTGCGCGATCGCGATGGCGATGCGGTGTTGCTGGCGCGGTTCTTTCTCGCCAAGGCGGCGGAGCGCCACGGCAGCCAGGTGCGGGGCTTTACCGACAAGGCGCTGGCCGCGATTGCCGCGCACACTTGGCCGGGCAATGTTCGACAGATGGAAAACGTGATCAACCGCGCCGTGATCATTGCCGACGAAAAGCTGCTGGATGTCGACGATATCGGGCTGGATGTGGAAGACACCGGGTTGCCCACGTTGAACCTGCGCCAGGTGCGGGACGAGGCCGAGCGGCGCGCCGTGGATGCGGCCATGAGCCATGCCGACGGCAACATCTCGAAGGCGGCGGAACTCCTGGGGGTTTCACGCCCGACTTTGTATGACCTGATGAAAAAGCACGGGCTATCCGGTTCGTGAGGTAACAGTGCGCTCTTGGCGGATCACAACAAACCCGCCGACGCGAGAGGGAGTGGAGAGCATCATGAAGGGGTGGATTCAGACATTGACCGTGGGCCTGCTGGCACTGCTGCTGGCGGGCTGTGGCGACAGCATCGACGACCTGATGGAGCGTGCCCAGGGCCTGCAGGCCGAGGGACGCTACGAGTCGGCCATTGCCGATTACCGCGCGGTGCTGCAAGAAGACGCCGACCATGCCGAGGCGCGCTTCGGCCTTGGCGAGGTGGGCGTGCTGGCTGGTGACTATGCAGGTGCCGAGGATGCGCTGCGCCGCGCCGCCCGGCTGGGCATTGCCTCGGATCGTGTGCAGCCCCTGCTGGCGACAGCGCTGCTGCGCCAGGGCAAGCACGAAGAGGTTCTGCGCGACATCAACCCCGATATCGCTGGCAATGACAGCCTGCGGGCCGAACTGCTGGCCGCTCACGCCGAGGCACACATTCAGGCCGAGAACCCTGCGGAGGCTGCACCACTGGTTGAACAGGCGCTTGCGCTGGACGAGCGCTCACTCCCCGCCCTGGTTGCGGCGGCTCGCCTGGCACAGACCACCAACGACGCCACTGCCGCCAACAGTTATGCGGATCGGGCGCTGGAAGTCGAACCGAACTCCTCTGCTGCCCTGCTGGTCAAGGCGCAGGTTGCCCGTGGTGGTGGCCAACTCGACGACGCCATTGCCGCTTACAGTCAGCTGCTTGAGCTGCCACCGCTCGGGATATCGCGGGGTGAGCAGTTCAACGCCCACGGGCAGTACATCGAGACGCTGCTTATTGCCGAGCGCATCGACGATGCTCGCAGCCAGGCCGAGCGCATGCACCGCCGGGCCCAGCGCCACCCCTACCCCAACTTTCTCGTTGGGCTGATCGCATTGCAGGATGGCGACGTGGACCGTGCCAACGAGCACCTGCAGCGCACCCTGTCGGCGGCACCGGACAGCATCCCTGGTCAGCGGCTGATGGCCGCTGTTCGCATGGAGCAGGAGCAATACGCCCAGGCCATCACCATGCTGCAACGCGTGATCTCGGCAACGCCAAACGACGTGCAGGCGCGCATCATGCTTGTTGCGGCATTGCGCATGAATAACGAAGAGCGACAGGCCAACCGCGTGCTGGCCGAGGGCATTCGCGCCGCCGGTGACGACCGGCAGGCCATGTCGCTGTTAAGCCGTGCCGCCGGCGACGATATCGAGGCCGTCATTGCCGACCTCAACCAGATGGCGCAGACCAACCCCAGCGTGCAGCGCGCAAGCCTTGGGCTTGCGCAGACGTTGGTCACCGAGGGTGCCACCGACCCGGCGCGCGCCATGCTCGAGCAGATCGAATCCGATGACGAATCGGAAGATTTCACCCGTCGGCAGTATCTGGTGATCGCAGCCCTTCAGGGCGGTGACAGCGATCGCGCCATGAGCGAAGCAAGACGCCTGGTTGAGGATTACCCCGACAACAGCTCTGCCCACAATCTGCTGGGTGGCGTGCACCTTAACCTGCAGGATCTCGAATCCGCCCGCAGCGCCTTCGAAGAGGCACGGCGACTGGACCAGGACAGCGTTCAGCCGCTGATGAACCTGGGGCTGGTGGCCGCCGCCAGTGGCGACCGGCAGCAGGCCATTCGCTACCTGCGAGAAGGGCTTGAGCGGCAGCCCGATAACGTGCCCGCCATGTTGCAGCTGGCCGACCTGCACCGCCGTGGCGGCGAGAACTCCGAAGCCGAACGGTGGCTCAACGAAGCCAACCGCCTGGCACCAAACAATTTGCAGGCAGCGCTCGCCATGGCGCGGCTGCAATTGAGCCGCGGCAATCCGGAAGCCGCCATGGAGGCCGCCGACCGCGCCGTTGCCGCAGCACCCGATAACGCG
This genomic window from Natronocella acetinitrilica contains:
- a CDS encoding Npun_F0296 family exosortase-dependent surface protein encodes the protein MKIKTLFPAVAAGLMLALPSVSGASISWTISGGTTTSEANAETIVFDGSTCPAGYASCVGDYAFLQDSINNVSAKPAGLDADDWFLTVPIDNSSGTATFGLGYQSNYFGMFWGSVDDYNTISFLSGGDEVGSFTGDQITNPDAADGNQTAPGTNFYINFFFGGGVTFDTIVFDSTQYAFESANHAVARVPEPATLGLLGLGLAGLGFAARRRK
- the prsK gene encoding XrtA/PEP-CTERM system histidine kinase PrsK, with protein sequence MAAIGVVSYGLCALAFGFLALLLLVSWRGGSHGALLGAACAATALWAALLAAASWTGMVPAVAVETLELTRTALWLGFIAWLLAPMRRGNLLIRVLSILAVLAPVAALLAIPGMRLLGGAELAPLIAGVHGGFIMIGLALALLGVILLEQLYRNLPSDRRWAMKFLCLGVALIFGFDLYLYSDALLFRQLDALAWQSRGAVQALAVPLIAVAARRNQSWALPVFVSRHVAFHTATIVGAGGYLILISLGGYYIRDFGGSWGAFAQILMVSAAAVGLVVVITSGDARAKLRVFLSKHFFSNKYDYREEWLRLAHRLSETGGDETAYERAVHVVADILNSPAGAVWLRRDDTGFAPMGGWRLDVPADATVPEDAALVAFLRERQWVIDMAEYRAEPGVYGDMQMPALIGGMERAWAIVPLMQQERLTGFMVLCRPDVNAEITWEDRDLMKVLGRQVASYLGQHDDAMALSQARQFEAFNQLTAFLMHDLKNLIAQQSLIVKNAEKHKHNPEFIDDALETIGNSVRRMERLLEHLQRRQRSGLIERVDIHQLITETTRRCADRAPVPEIDLQASGMMVEADREEFAMVLLHLIRNAQDATPEDGSVSVQALAGGNQVEITVADTGSGMTAEFIRDELFRPFHTTKSSKGMGIGAHQAREFVHRAGGRVNVTSVPGGGTQFRMTLPAELLDGQGAMAHGAPRTGTRHND
- a CDS encoding glycosyltransferase family 2 protein yields the protein MFEFLFWVCAITVAYVYVGYPLLAAFIALRPKPVNKRTDHQPRVSILIPAHNEAEVIEATLRNKLALNYPKDKLEIRVVSDASDDGTDDIIQRLAAESAIPIHLHRQEPRQGKTAGINTLVEQANGEILAFADANSHWAPDALAELAANFADASVGYVTGKMVYTQEDGTLVGDGCSAYMRFENWLREKETAIGSIVGVDGGIDAMRKSIYQPLRPDQLPDFVQPMGVVEQGYRVVYEPKALLKEPALADADSEFAMRVRVTLRALWALRDMAHLMNPMNHGRYAIQLVSHKLLRYLAFIPLVILVFVSIVLLNDGVIYALAAIGQLAFYTCAALGHYEPERTDNASAWITVPYYFVLLNLACAKAAIAYWRGDRMVTWTPRKG
- the prsT gene encoding XrtA/PEP-CTERM system TPR-repeat protein PrsT encodes the protein MKGWIQTLTVGLLALLLAGCGDSIDDLMERAQGLQAEGRYESAIADYRAVLQEDADHAEARFGLGEVGVLAGDYAGAEDALRRAARLGIASDRVQPLLATALLRQGKHEEVLRDINPDIAGNDSLRAELLAAHAEAHIQAENPAEAAPLVEQALALDERSLPALVAAARLAQTTNDATAANSYADRALEVEPNSSAALLVKAQVARGGGQLDDAIAAYSQLLELPPLGISRGEQFNAHGQYIETLLIAERIDDARSQAERMHRRAQRHPYPNFLVGLIALQDGDVDRANEHLQRTLSAAPDSIPGQRLMAAVRMEQEQYAQAITMLQRVISATPNDVQARIMLVAALRMNNEERQANRVLAEGIRAAGDDRQAMSLLSRAAGDDIEAVIADLNQMAQTNPSVQRASLGLAQTLVTEGATDPARAMLEQIESDDESEDFTRRQYLVIAALQGGDSDRAMSEARRLVEDYPDNSSAHNLLGGVHLNLQDLESARSAFEEARRLDQDSVQPLMNLGLVAAASGDRQQAIRYLREGLERQPDNVPAMLQLADLHRRGGENSEAERWLNEANRLAPNNLQAALAMARLQLSRGNPEAAMEAADRAVAAAPDNAVALGLQGVARLEAGQPDAALESLTAAQQIVPEEPDLLFQLARAQGMAGDNAAARNTLEGLVRDHPGRLDARSALARLQLQQGDPDAALQTARGLQGVEGGEAEGALLEGHAHSALDDVDSAITAYARAVELGRTEALGPLVANREEAGVERPADPLEQWIDRNPDNPQARFSLGNWYLEREQYEDAARHYGVLADLTDRENAVVLNNLAWLYQQLGDGRALETARAAYSLAPESAAVMDTLGWIYFQTGDVDNAVELLGRAAAAAPDNAEIQYHHGVALAEDSQTDAARDALNRALELEETAAWSDEARAILNTL
- the prsR gene encoding PEP-CTERM-box response regulator transcription factor; protein product: MSAEKLLIVEDDPGLQKQLKWCFENYEVITAEDRESALAQVRRHEPMVVLQDLGLPPDPDGIDEGMATLSEILSAAPGTKVIVVTGNGDETSAVKAVGLGAYDFYQKPVDTDVLNLIVSRAFHVAHLERQNRELNRAQQSPMDGLITGSQRMLKVTRLIGKVAPTNATVLLLGETGTGKEVLAQALHRLSDRANGKFVAINCAAIPENLLESELFGYERGAFTGAHKQTVGKVELADGGTLFLDEIGDMPMPLQSKMLRFLQERVMERVGGRKEIAVDARVICATHQNLTDLIRDNGFREDLYYRVSEVAVEIPPLRDRDGDAVLLARFFLAKAAERHGSQVRGFTDKALAAIAAHTWPGNVRQMENVINRAVIIADEKLLDVDDIGLDVEDTGLPTLNLRQVRDEAERRAVDAAMSHADGNISKAAELLGVSRPTLYDLMKKHGLSGS